The nucleotide window TGCGCCCCGCACGGGCGGCACGCGCGCCAGTACCGAACGAACCAAAACCAACTAATTGAACCGTATCGCCGGACACCACCGCTTGCGTGATCTTTGCCAGCACCTCATCGATGATTTCGCTGGTCAAGGCTTTGCTTGCGCCGGATTGTGCTGCGACTGCATCGACAAGTTCTTGTTTGTTCATCAGAATTTTCTCAATAATTAAGTTTCGTTGGTTAAACTTTACCATCAAGAATTAGGTCGGCACTAGAAGAGACCTCCGAGCTGATCTATTTCCAGTTGCCATTCGCGTCGAGTTCCAGCCACCCACTACAGCGCGCAAGCCGAAAAGATGGCATTAGAATACACACAGCCTGGCGAACTGCTCAAGGGATCTCCCTCGCGATGCGCAGACACGAGGTAAAACTTCGTTGCGACCGCTGAGTTGCAACCATATTGGAACGTGGATTGTTCACCATGCATCTTGGGACAGCCTAGACGCAGACACCGGGTCTGCAGCGTTACATCGGTTGCAGGGCGCAGCGCAAAGTGCGACCGTCGTAAAATTTGGTGTCTCTGTTCCCGATGCGTACTGAGTTGATGAAAGGTAGCGCGGCATCGACGACTGCGACGGCGGGTCAGCTTCAATCCAGCTGCTCGGATCATATACGCTGAATACGTTGCCACTGGCGAAATGGCGACACTTGCCGGCAGAAACAGTGCCTCGAGTTCGCCTTAAGCGCTATCACCGCTCCAGTTAATCGGCGCGCTCAGATTTCGGCTTCTCAATGCGCATAGAGCGTTGGCAGGCGACAAACCTTAGCGCCACATCGGCAGCCAACTCACTTTCAACTTTTTGGGCTGACCGCTTGAGTATTTTTATTTATCGACGATTGAGGCAGCAGAACGCATTTCGAATGCGTTCCATTCCGTTTTTATAAATCTTTCCTCCGATATGCTTTTTGGTCATTAGCCACGTAGCAAACTGTTTTTTCTATCTGCCGCATTCAAAAGAATTCGACCGTGACAAACTGTTGATCCGTAAAAAGATCACGGCGAGCAGGCTACGTAAGACCTGCCTGGTTTGAGACACATTAACAAGGACCTCAAGTCACTGTGCCCCGCGTTTCGCTTCGCCGTGAATCCTGACCAGTCACCAACTATACCGATAACCCGCCTGGCCAAACACGCCCTGTCGGTACGCCCCACTGAAGTTTCGCGAGTATTTTACATTCGCGTAAAGCTCAGAATTTTTGCCTGCGCTCGTCGTCACGCCCACACCTAGCTCATACCAGGTCTTGTTCATCCCCGAGTCAAACGACGCGTTGCCAACTTCGGTCTGGCCGGGAGAGAAGAAGTCGTGCAGTACGTTTGCCGTGAAATAGGGTGTGGCCGCACCATCCTTCGAATTGTTGCTGAGATTCGCCGTGAACAAACGGAATCCGAGCCGCCCGCGCAAGGCGTTGGTCGAATTCGCGCTTACCGATGAGATCGCGTCGTTTGTCGCGTTCAGGTGAACGTATTGATACAGCAACTGCGCTTGCGGTTCGATAGCGATGCGGGTCGAACCAAGCACGAACGGCTTGCCGATTTCTCCCGACGCGCCCGCGCCGTAACCATTCTGGGCCGCGTTGTCGCTGTAAATGTCGCCATATTTGTTGTGGTAGTGCGTCAACTGGCCGACACCATCGAAGTAGGTCCCGTCGGAAAGATACTTGGTCCAGTAGCCGCCTACTGACTGCGCTTGCGTCTCAACCGAGCCGGTCGTATTGCTCAGTTGAGCGTTGATATTCCTGGCACTGTCTTCAAAAGACGCCGACGTGGACCCAAGAGTGACCGTCACGCCTGCGTGCGTGCTGCCGCCCGTCGGGGCATTGTCGAGTGTCCAGTCCTTGCCCAGCTGCGCAAAGAAAGTGCGCTCATCGCTTGAAAAACGATCATCAGAGTTCGCATCCAAGCTTTCGCCGCCAATGCGTCCCCAAACGCCGTCCTTGCTGCCGGGTTGCACCGCAGAAAGACTGGCGACGTCGCCGACACGCTCATGGAGCCGCCCTAAAATCGAAAAGCCGTAGTCCAGATTTAGTAAAGGCGTCATCGTATATCCGACAGTTGCGGGACGATAAGCCGGCGCGGCAAGAGAGGGAGGGTTGCCCGGTGCAGCAGGCGTTGCTGGCGTCGTGGGAGGAACTCCGGGCGCCGTTTCTAGAGTAGTCCGCAAGTACCAGTCGCTGGGCGTCGATGCTCCGCCTCGATAAAGGAGATATTGATAAGCGCCCGCTTGTACTGGCGCGCCAAGGGCGAAGCTGCCTGCCGCGGAATTGCCGTTGACCTGCACCAGTTGAATGCCGTCGGCAACCGTTTGTGCACCTGAGCCTGCTTTATTTATCTGGATGGCGGTGTTGCCAGTTGTGTTGCCGTTCACGACGAGGCGGTCGGACTGGGAGGCGGCTCCGCCTTGATTTAACAAGGTGTTCAGGCGAAGCGTGCCGCCAACGCCAGTGTAGTTGCTGCCGACATTCAGCACATTGCCAATGGTATTGCCCGTCACACCGAGTTGGGCCACGCCACGATTCGTAAAATCGCCAGCAATAGTGAACGTTCCGCTCGGGCTACCCGAGGTGAAAGGCAATGCATTGGCAGTAGCAACGACACCGGCATTGTCTACGGAACCCAGCACCGTTCCATACCCGCCGAGCGTCGCGCCGTGTGCGACAGTCGTTGAGCCCGCGCCAATGGTGGCCGATGGATGCGCGCTGTCGCCGACCACGAGGGTCCCGGTTTGGACCGCAGTCCCAGCGTTGTACGTGTTAGCGCCCGTCAGCACCATGGTGCCTGAACCTATCTGAGACACTGAACCAGTGCCGGAAATGGTACCAGCGAAGCCTGCGACATCCGAGCGATCAAATGCAAGCTGTCCGTTGTCGGTCACGTCTCCAACGATGCTCCCGCTCGTGCCGCTGCTGCCCAGTTGCAAGGTTCCCGCCGAGATCGACGTCCCACCGGTATAGGTGCTCGCCCCTGTCAGCACAGTGGTGCCTACGCCCGCTTGATTAACTGCTCCTGAGCCGGATATCGTGCCTGCGTAGCCGGCGACATCAGACCGGTCGAACAGCAGCGTGCCGTTATCCATTACGTCGCCCGTGATACTGCCGCTGGTTCCGCCGTTGCCCAACCGAAGAGTGCCTGCGGCGATGGTCGTGCCACCGGTATAAGTATTCGTACCGGTGAGAGTCAGAGAGCCGGTCCCCGCTTTCGTCAGTTGTCCGGTGCCCGTAATGCCTTGTGCCACAGTCGAAGTAAAAGCCTGCGTGTCGAACGTTCCGCCGGGTGCGTTCACCGAAACCGCACGTGTGGCTGCCAAGTCAAGGTTCCGGGTCAGTTGTAATGTGCCGCCGTTGAACGTTAGGGCACCGGTCGCCGCACCAAGGGCGTTGTCCGCCGCGAGCGCGACGGTGCCTTGGGTGATCGTTGTGCCGCCGGAGTACGTGTTGCCGGCCGGCGCAGTGGGCGCGAGCGTAAGCGTGCCGGCGCCGGTTTTTTCCACGGAGCCGGTACCGTCTAGCAAACCGGTGTATGTCCCCGCATCTGGTTGGACGAAACGCACCAGGCCATTGTCGCTGATCGACAGGGGCAGGCTCTGGGCTCGCGCTTCGAGCGTGCCGCTTGCGTCGACCAGAAGCCTGCCGGTATAACTGTTATTGTTGCCCGTCAATACCAGCGTGCCGGCTTGTACTTCCGAGAGCGTGACGCCGGTGATCGTTCCTGTAAGCGTCCAGGTTCCAGAGTCTTGTTTGTAAAGCGACTGGAACTGCGTAAAATTACCCGGCAAGCTGGAGGCGCCAAGGCCGTTTAAAAAAATACTATTGTTTCCACCTCCCCCACTAAAACTCCCAGAAATTGAAGAGCCGGTATAAAGCCTGAGTACGTCGTCTCCGCCCCCGAAGTTAAGATCACCGATCACTTGCCCATAATTGGTGAAGTCAACCGCGCCGTTGCCCGACGAACCTATGACATTACCTGGGGCCTGAATAATGCCGGTCGGACTATTAATCACCGTGTTGGCGCCTGAGGTGTTCTGAAACCAGATGGCTACCGAGTGCGTGCCTTTTATCAAGCCACTGTTGACGATGCTATTACCCGACCCCTCCACATTTATGGGCTCACCGTAGGCCTCAGTGCCAAGTGTCACGACCTGACCGCCTTGTTGGACCGTCAGCTTGCTGTTGTTAAGGAAATCAATGGCGTTAGCACCCGTGCCGTAAAGGCCTTGGGAGGAAACCGCTGTCGCGCTCACATTTCCACTTACCGTTATGTTTGCGTTGTTTTCGACGCTGATCGCACTCGAGTCACCGACTGCTAAGGACGAGCCGGCTCCTATAGTAATAGTGCGGTTATCTTCGGAAGCGTTCGAGCCCGTTCCGATCATGCCGGTGGCAGGATTAGGCACAGATGCGTCGCAAACTGTCGAAAGACCCGTCGTGTTGCACGCGGCCACAACGTCGGCCGATCGGAAGACCAGGAAAGGAAAAAGTAATATTGTGTAAGCTGCAGAAAGACGGGTCTTGCTTCGGTACGCGGTGGGCATTGGGTGTCTCTTAGATCTGAAGTGCGACACCTTAGTTGTCCATCCAAATAATTTCAAGCAGTTATTCGCTCTTACACCAACTTGCACAAGGGACCAGCCTCGAGTTAGCCAACGTTCCAGAGCTTGCTGTTTTGACCCTACCTTTTAGCGGAGGGTCCTAGCGAACGCCACGAAATTTGCCCAGAAGACAACAGCGTCTTCCACACAATTCGAAGGAAGTGGATGACGAAATGTCACCTCGTACCGCATGTACGGTTGCTTAAAAATGACCTCCAAGGCAGGAGGGGACGGGGGTTGCTTGAACGACCTAGAAGCTTCGCATCGCAAGCGTCTGAAAAGTCCAAAGCGTTAAAGTAGACAAGTCCACGTGTAATAGAGCCGGTGGCATTTGCAAAGCATGTACCGATTCCAATACGAGCTTGAGAACCGTCCTGATAGACTAAGAAGGTAGAATGAGCTCCGTAGGAACGGTTGTCTGCAAAAATTCACCTAGTGGTGTTTAATGCATCAAAGTAGCCAATGTGAGCCATGCGGCTTTCCGCGCCGGCGACTTTTTGATCGCATGGAACTGCGTGCGGCCAAGGAGGCCTTCGCTACCGGCTTTGAACTTCAACTATGCGTTCCGCTCGTAGACATGAAAATTGTCGTTGCAAGAGCGCAAACAACGTTGCGAGGCCGAAGCCTAAGGGCGCAAAAGTCATAGAGCGTCACGAAGCGCAGAAGCGGCGCCTCGCGGCTCGCCCAGATCTCACCCGCGTTCTGTCCCATGCGCTGGAGCAAGCCACTTCACCTGTCGAAGCGACCCTTTATGAACCTGACCGAATGTGGGAAGAGCGACACTCAAGACCAAGCTCGACGCAAGCCCCGGGTCATGATCTATGGCGTCGGCTTCTATGGCATGGAGGCAGTGCGCATCCTGGCTGAAAAAGGTTGGCCAATCGTCGCGGCCGTGAACCGAGCAGGTCCCAAAATTGGCCAAGATTTAGGGCGCCTCGCTGGTCTGAATGAAGATCTAGGGGTCATCGTTCAGGATTGTGAAACTGCCGACTATGCTGCCTTGGGAGCGGACATCGCGCTTGTTGTTCAGACTGAAAGGCTGAGTCTTAACTTGATGGCCTACCAACGTCTTCTTGGGGCTGGCATCAACGTTATCTGCCACGGTTCCGAGTCCTACTTCCCACAGGGCGCTGATCCGAAGTTGGCCGAGGAGATCGACGCATTGGCCAAGCAGGGCAGCGTCACGTTCACGGGCACCGGTATCTGGGACTTCTCGCGTATCTGGCCGGGCATCCTAATCGCAGGGCCTTGCAGTGAACTTCGCTCGCTCAACCATCACAGCCTCACAAACGCTGAGCTAGCGAATGAGCGGATGATGCGAGCCTATGGCGTGGACATGACGCAAGCCGAGTTTGCGCAAAAGGTGGCCAAAGTGCCTGGCCAACTAGGTGAATTGTACAAAGGCATTCCGCACCACGTAATGCACGCGCTTGGCTTCACCATTACGAACGTGACTGAACGGCGGGAGCCGGTGCTATCCGATCAACCAGTGTGGTGCCGCATCCTGAATAGGTTGCTAGACCCCGGCACCTCGCTTGGCCTAAGGATCGTCGCGTCAGTCGAAACCGCCGAAGGTCCAACGGCAAGCGCGCATATCGAATTGCGCATTCTGGCAGAGGGTGAGGCCGAACACATGATGTGGACGGTTGACGGAAGACCGTCATCAAAAATCCGGGTCGACCGCGCGGACGGAGTGCACGCTTCAGCCGCATGCATGGTGAATCGCATCCCTGACGTTATAGCCGCTCCGTCGGGAGTGAGATTGATTTCGCAACTTGGGCCCTTACGGCATTCACACACATAGCGGGGGCTATCCGGCTCCTCGGCTGACTCTCGCGCACTATGGCGAGAAGCATAACGGGCAGTTTTCTCGCGGAGTCCGGATGCGATGAACCGTTGAACAAAGCTCGGAGTGCGCCAGAAAACCCATCGCGGAAATGAGAACGAGTGTCAGGCTAGATAGCACATTCGTTGGCTCACGGAAACTCTAACAGCCCGCACGGTTCCATTTGCTGTCACATTTTGGCAGTTCCAGTGAACGTAATCGGTGTGCGACCGATGCTCGAATGTTCAAACACGCCGTCAAGTGAACGTCGCGTTCAGGCCGAGCCCGGTCCGCCGTTGAACTAGCGGAGTGGTTCGCCGTCGTCCGGCCGAATGTTTGGGGGCAACTCTGGTACTGCGCCCAGACCGATCTCGCACAAAGCATGGACCAGCTTCGCGTGGTCGGCGAAGTCTGGGCAGAAAAACAATATGGCACGGCCCTCGCAATAATCGAGTCATTGTCATTACGCGAGACAATACGGCGTGATCCGCGCGCCCCGGCCTTCGATCGCTTCTTCTCGGCACTGTTCGATATCTATACAAGCGGTGGCAGACGCGGCACCAACCTGCTCGGTGGCTGAGTATTGATCGCTCGGCCCAAATCAGCTGGCGTTGCCGACCATCGCCGACGGCGACAACAGCTCCCGGTAACTCTTGTTTTCATGCTGGCGCGCTGTCTTCCCGTGGTCGATCCACGCTACTGCTGTCCGCGTTTTGAGCCTCGCTTACGCGCTGGCGTCGCGATATCGATCCCCATCGCTGACGCCAAGCCGCGCGATTCTCGCCACGCCGTCTTGACGAACGGATCGGTTGCATCGTACTTCCCGTTGCCTACAGCCATAACCAAATTCTCGTCAGTGAGCGACAGAAGCGCGTTCTGCACCGCGCTCTGGGACACCAGAGTGCCGACCTCGGCGGCGAGGACTTTGTTCGCCTCAGCCGAGTAAAGGCCACCAGCCGGAGCATCGCTCTGGCAGATGCGGTTGAAAACCGCGATCGCGAGATCCCCTAGCCCTTCGACCCGCGTAATCTCAAGATCGGCGGCGGACTGACGCAGCGCCTGCACAATGATGGGGAGTTGCGTATCCGGTCCCAAGTCCGACGGGCTATCTCGAAGCGACACTAGAGCCTTGAGCAACTCCTCGGGCCGGCTGCCGAGTTGCTGAAACGCGTTGAGCGCAGCTGCGAGGGACGGTGACCGCGCGCCCAGTTGCTCGTGCGTCTGAGCCAGTACGTGGGCTACGTAGTCCTCGCCGAGCAGCGGGAATGGCTGCGACACGGCGCCTTGAAACGCCTGATTCCCGCGGATGACCATCTCTTGCACCTGCGCGCGATGCGAGCCCGTTCCAATGATGTACAACCGCCCCGGCATTTTAGGGCTTAGGTTCACTGCGTCGCGAGCGGCCTTCAACGCAAGCAGCAGTTCGTTCCCAGTCGCGCTACCGAGCGCATGCTGGATCTCGTCAATGATCAACACGACATTCGCGTGGGTTCTCTCAACGATTTCCGTGAACACTTTCGCCAAGGTCGGGCCGGACATCTTCCCGATCTGATCCAACTTGAAGCCGAATTTGAAGCCTGCAGCGCCCATGTCGATCGACGAAACGCGTTTGAGATGCCGCAAGACGCGCTCAAACAGATCGGAAGCAGGCGTTTGGAGTTCTCCCACCGTTTGTTGGACCGCCATCGTCACCAGGTCCGCCGGATTTGCGAGCGCCTGGCTCCACAGGTCAGCGTACACAACAATCGCACCCTTCTTCTGTAGAGCGGGGATCAGGTCTTGGCGCACAAAGGTGGTCTTCCCGATACGACGCGGGCCGGAAAGGAACACGCCGGCCTGAAGCTGCGTATCAAGGCCGCGCGGATGGAGAATCTGCTGCGCCATCTCGTCGGCAAGTTGGGTGCGATGGTATGCCATGACCCGCTTATCCCAAATTATTTATCTGAAATAATTATCCATCTCAAATAATTTTTAGTAAAGCAGTAATTTGTCTGATTAAATAAGATTGGGCAGGCAACGCATGATTAGATTGACCAGCGTCCGCGTGTTCGCGACATTTGGCACTCGGCTCACCAGCCGTTCCATCAGTAATTTTCGGCCACGTGACGCGCTCAAGGAGAGATTGGAAATTCAGGTGTCCACGGTGGCGCTAATAAAGTACGGTGCGGTTCAGCACTTTTCCTTAACCACTACCTGTCTGGAGCAGCATGGTCATCTGAACACTTCCCGCTCGCTCGCTTGGCGTTTCGCGCAAAGGACCAATTTCTGCAATCGATCGCTGCGCGTTCAGGTATTGGCCTTGCACTGATTCCCCACTACATTGGACGCAGCGATCCGGCGTTAAGAATCTGCGATCTGGGATCATGCCCACCGAGCAGAGATGTGTATCAAGTAACCCGCCGCCGTGATAGGAACGACGCTACTATCCGGCTTGTCGCCGAGGAGATAGTCGGGATATTTGAGCAGGCCCGCGACCTGTTTCTTTGAAAATCTGCGGTCGTATAGAGGTTTCCGAGTTTAATTTGGTCATCGGCAGTTCGAACTGCAACTGACGCCCATTAAGGGTAGCTACTCCAACGCGCTTTAATGAACATCGCCACAGCAACGGCAAGACACGAGCACGATGCGTGCGGTAGCGCCGTCGCCATTGAGTTAGAGGTAAGAATCACACCCGCATGTTTGGTCCCGGGGGACTGACGCGCGTAAGCGCAAGTGCGGATGTTAAGCTAACCAAGCGCACATTAGGTGTCTTGTATGCCCCTCAGTTGTTCATCGTCAGATGCACGCCCAATCCGAGGGGAAACGTTGAAATGCCACTGTGTTCAATAGTGTCATCGTTGCTCACGACGTTAAATAAAACTTAGAGACGTCCGGGAATCTGAGTTAAAAGTCAGCAAGCAGCCTAGGACGGGCACCGAACACTTCCCGCGGAGTTCGATGCTTCGGTGGTTATTTCGCCATCCTGATGAGGAACGGGTAACGAATTTCCTATTTGGCCGGATTAATATGTCCGCAAATGGGACGGAAACGATGGACCGCCATCGACTCATCCCACGCTTAGCTTTCGGCTGCGTGACCCTTGCATTGCGTCTGGGAAGTCACTTCAACGAAAGTCATCGATTGCCGACACTCAGTCACTGATCAGTGTTCGGTCGCGCGATATACTCAATCGAAGTATGGAAACAGGTTTTCGATAATTCGCACGACAATTGCA belongs to Burkholderia sp. PAMC 26561 and includes:
- a CDS encoding HU family DNA-binding protein encodes the protein MNKQELVDAVAAQSGASKALTSEIIDEVLAKITQAVVSGDTVQLVGFGSFGTGARAARAGRNPKTGEALQIAAATTVKFTAGKAFKDIVNQ
- a CDS encoding autotransporter outer membrane beta-barrel domain-containing protein yields the protein MPTAYRSKTRLSAAYTILLFPFLVFRSADVVAACNTTGLSTVCDASVPNPATGMIGTGSNASEDNRTITIGAGSSLAVGDSSAISVENNANITVSGNVSATAVSSQGLYGTGANAIDFLNNSKLTVQQGGQVVTLGTEAYGEPINVEGSGNSIVNSGLIKGTHSVAIWFQNTSGANTVINSPTGIIQAPGNVIGSSGNGAVDFTNYGQVIGDLNFGGGDDVLRLYTGSSISGSFSGGGGNNSIFLNGLGASSLPGNFTQFQSLYKQDSGTWTLTGTITGVTLSEVQAGTLVLTGNNNSYTGRLLVDASGTLEARAQSLPLSISDNGLVRFVQPDAGTYTGLLDGTGSVEKTGAGTLTLAPTAPAGNTYSGGTTITQGTVALAADNALGAATGALTFNGGTLQLTRNLDLAATRAVSVNAPGGTFDTQAFTSTVAQGITGTGQLTKAGTGSLTLTGTNTYTGGTTIAAGTLRLGNGGTSGSITGDVMDNGTLLFDRSDVAGYAGTISGSGAVNQAGVGTTVLTGASTYTGGTSISAGTLQLGSSGTSGSIVGDVTDNGQLAFDRSDVAGFAGTISGTGSVSQIGSGTMVLTGANTYNAGTAVQTGTLVVGDSAHPSATIGAGSTTVAHGATLGGYGTVLGSVDNAGVVATANALPFTSGSPSGTFTIAGDFTNRGVAQLGVTGNTIGNVLNVGSNYTGVGGTLRLNTLLNQGGAASQSDRLVVNGNTTGNTAIQINKAGSGAQTVADGIQLVQVNGNSAAGSFALGAPVQAGAYQYLLYRGGASTPSDWYLRTTLETAPGVPPTTPATPAAPGNPPSLAAPAYRPATVGYTMTPLLNLDYGFSILGRLHERVGDVASLSAVQPGSKDGVWGRIGGESLDANSDDRFSSDERTFFAQLGKDWTLDNAPTGGSTHAGVTVTLGSTSASFEDSARNINAQLSNTTGSVETQAQSVGGYWTKYLSDGTYFDGVGQLTHYHNKYGDIYSDNAAQNGYGAGASGEIGKPFVLGSTRIAIEPQAQLLYQYVHLNATNDAISSVSANSTNALRGRLGFRLFTANLSNNSKDGAATPYFTANVLHDFFSPGQTEVGNASFDSGMNKTWYELGVGVTTSAGKNSELYANVKYSRNFSGAYRQGVFGQAGYRYSW
- a CDS encoding ATP-binding protein — translated: MAYHRTQLADEMAQQILHPRGLDTQLQAGVFLSGPRRIGKTTFVRQDLIPALQKKGAIVVYADLWSQALANPADLVTMAVQQTVGELQTPASDLFERVLRHLKRVSSIDMGAAGFKFGFKLDQIGKMSGPTLAKVFTEIVERTHANVVLIIDEIQHALGSATGNELLLALKAARDAVNLSPKMPGRLYIIGTGSHRAQVQEMVIRGNQAFQGAVSQPFPLLGEDYVAHVLAQTHEQLGARSPSLAAALNAFQQLGSRPEELLKALVSLRDSPSDLGPDTQLPIIVQALRQSAADLEITRVEGLGDLAIAVFNRICQSDAPAGGLYSAEANKVLAAEVGTLVSQSAVQNALLSLTDENLVMAVGNGKYDATDPFVKTAWRESRGLASAMGIDIATPARKRGSKRGQQ
- a CDS encoding NAD(P)H-dependent amine dehydrogenase family protein, which encodes MNLTECGKSDTQDQARRKPRVMIYGVGFYGMEAVRILAEKGWPIVAAVNRAGPKIGQDLGRLAGLNEDLGVIVQDCETADYAALGADIALVVQTERLSLNLMAYQRLLGAGINVICHGSESYFPQGADPKLAEEIDALAKQGSVTFTGTGIWDFSRIWPGILIAGPCSELRSLNHHSLTNAELANERMMRAYGVDMTQAEFAQKVAKVPGQLGELYKGIPHHVMHALGFTITNVTERREPVLSDQPVWCRILNRLLDPGTSLGLRIVASVETAEGPTASAHIELRILAEGEAEHMMWTVDGRPSSKIRVDRADGVHASAACMVNRIPDVIAAPSGVRLISQLGPLRHSHT